One region of Pseudomonas sp. ABC1 genomic DNA includes:
- the mutY gene encoding A/G-specific adenine glycosylase: MSPEQFSSAVLDWYDQHGRKDLPWQQGITPYRVWVSEIMLQQTQVNTVLGYFDRFMAALPNVRALAEADEDEVLHLWTGLGYYTRARNLQKTARIVMAEHGGEFPRDVEALTALPGIGRSTAGAIASLSMGLRAPILDGNVKRVLARYVAQEGYPGEPAVARQLWQVAERLTPQARVNHYTQAMMDLGATLCTRSKPSCLICPLEPGCQAHLLGLESRYPIPKPRKTLPRKRTLMPLLANAEGAILLYRRPSSGLWGGLWSLPELDDLQGVSELAKRHALTLGERRALPGLVHTFSHFQLDIEPWLVEVEQDGTNMAEADWLWYNLATPPRLGLAAPVKKLLKRAAAELNAGEFA, encoded by the coding sequence ATGAGCCCCGAGCAATTCTCCAGCGCCGTGCTGGACTGGTACGACCAGCACGGCCGCAAGGACCTGCCCTGGCAACAAGGCATCACGCCCTACCGCGTCTGGGTCTCGGAAATCATGCTGCAACAGACCCAGGTCAACACCGTGCTCGGCTACTTCGACCGCTTCATGGCGGCACTGCCGAACGTGCGCGCCCTGGCCGAGGCGGATGAAGACGAAGTGCTGCACCTGTGGACCGGCCTCGGCTACTACACCCGTGCACGCAACCTGCAGAAGACCGCACGCATCGTCATGGCCGAACACGGTGGCGAATTCCCCCGCGACGTCGAGGCGCTGACCGCGCTGCCCGGCATCGGTCGCTCCACCGCTGGCGCCATCGCCAGCCTGAGCATGGGCCTGCGTGCACCGATCCTCGATGGCAACGTAAAGCGCGTACTGGCGCGCTACGTCGCCCAGGAGGGCTATCCTGGCGAACCGGCAGTGGCACGCCAGTTGTGGCAAGTCGCAGAGCGACTGACGCCCCAGGCGCGCGTCAACCACTACACCCAGGCCATGATGGACCTGGGCGCCACCCTCTGTACCCGCAGCAAGCCCAGTTGCCTGATCTGCCCACTGGAGCCCGGCTGCCAGGCGCACCTGCTCGGCCTGGAAAGCCGCTACCCGATTCCCAAGCCGCGCAAAACCCTGCCGCGCAAGCGCACCCTGATGCCGCTGCTGGCCAATGCCGAAGGCGCCATCCTGCTCTATCGCCGGCCCTCCAGTGGCCTCTGGGGCGGCCTCTGGAGCCTGCCGGAACTCGACGACCTGCAAGGCGTCAGCGAGCTCGCCAAACGTCACGCCCTGACACTCGGCGAACGCCGCGCACTGCCTGGGCTCGTCCACACCTTCAGCCACTTCCAGCTGGATATCGAACCCTGGCTGGTCGAGGTCGAACAGGACGGCACGAACATGGCCGAGGCCGACTGGCTCTGGTATAACCTCGCCACTCCGCCGCGCCTGGGCCTGGCCGCGCCGGTGAAAAAACTGCTCAAGCGCGCCGCCGCAGAACTGAACGCAGGAGAATTCGCGTGA